TTGAACTCCAACAAGTCTACCTTTACCAAGGTAATTGGCACAATTTTCAGCCTGTCTACCCCAAACTACTATTCTTAAGAAATCTGCTTCTCTTTCTCCTTGAGCATTCGTAAATGGTCTATCTACTGCTATAGTAAAGGTGGCAACTGCTCTACCGTTTCCAGGTAAAAACCTTAGCTCCGGATCTCTTGTTAATCTTCCTATTAAAACAACACTATTCATTAATACACCACCTTATCGATTACTCTTCTTCTCTAATAACCATATGTCTCATAATGCTGTCAGTTATCTTAGATACTCTGTCTAATTCATTC
The window above is part of the Caldisalinibacter kiritimatiensis genome. Proteins encoded here:
- a CDS encoding single-stranded DNA-binding protein, which produces MNSVVLIGRLTRDPELRFLPGNGRAVATFTIAVDRPFTNAQGEREADFLRIVVWGRQAENCANYLGKGRLVGVQGRIQTRSYDTNQGDRRYVTEIVADRVQFLDWGDSNQGNVQGTTTQDDFVEADGFHPVDNDDIPF